In one Serinus canaria isolate serCan28SL12 chromosome 2, serCan2020, whole genome shotgun sequence genomic region, the following are encoded:
- the RNMT gene encoding mRNA cap guanine-N7 methyltransferase, translating into MAEVTRTEEEQVEKSLEEVEKTPHALESASSVGCEGNNSASGAEQSTENDKEVDSGDQDGRAKKRNLDSEDEPSKKVHVIGHGQAVAAHYNELQEVGLEKRSQSRIFYLRNFNNWTKSVLIGEFIDRVRQKKSDITVLDLGCGKGGDLLKWKKGRIKKLVCTDIADISVQQCKHRYEEMKSRCRYNEHIFDAEFIQADSTKDLLSSKYNDPDMRFDICSCQFVYHYSFETYEQADMMLKNACGNLSPGGYFIGTTPNSFELVKRLEASETNSFGNDVYNVKFEKKGDYPLFGCKYDFHLEEVVDVPEFLVYFPLLEEMAKKHGMKLVYKMTFREFYEEKIKNEEHKMLLRRMQALEPYSTHGDSRLVSDKPDDYEHAKEFIKDGKAKLPLGTLSKSEWEATSIYLVFAFEKQP; encoded by the exons ATGGCTGAAGTAACCAGGACAGAAGAAGAGCAAGTAGAGAAGAGTTTGGAAGAAGTGGAGAAAACACCTCATGCTTTAGAGTCAGCTTCAAGTGTCGGGTGTGAGGGCAATAATTCTGCTTCAGGTGCAGAGCAGTCCACTGAAAATGACAAAGAAGTTGATAGTGGTGATCAGGATGGCAGAGCAAAGAAGAGGAATTTAGATTCTGAAGATGAACCTTCAAAGAAAGTA catgTGATTGGCCATGGACAAGCTGTAGCTGCACATTATAATGAACTTCAAGAAGTTGGTTTGGAAAAACGTAGCCAGTCTCGCATATTCTACCTCCGAAACTTTAATAATTGGACAAAGAGTGTCCTCATTG gtGAATTTATAGACCGGGTACGACAAAAGAAGAGTGATATAACTGTTTTGGATCTAGGATGTGGGAAAGGTGGAGACttactgaaatggaaaaaaggcagaattaaaAAACTCGTCTGTACTG aCATTGCTGACATTTCTGTGCAACAGTGCAAGCACCGCTATGAAGAAATGAAATCCCGATGTCGGTATAATGAACATATTTTTGATGCAGAATTCATACAAGCAGATAGTACCAAG GATCTCCTGTCTTCCAAGTACAATGATCCAGATATGCGCTTTGACATTTGCAGTTGTCAATTTGTTTACCACTATTCATTTGAGACGTATGAGCAGGCTGACATGATGCTTAAAAATGCTTGTGGGAACCTCTCTCCTGGAGGTTATTTCATTGGCACAACTCCAAATAGCTTTGAACTTGT AAAGAGACTCGAAGCTTCAGAAACAAATTCATTTGGAAATGATGTGTACAAtgtaaaatttgaaaagaagGGAGACTATCCTTTATTTGGCTGCAAGTATGATTTTCACTTGGAAGAAGTGGTTGATGTCCCTGAGTTTTTGGTTTACTTTCCCTTACTGGAAGA AATGGCAAAGAAGCATGGTATGAAATTAGTCTACAAAATGACGTTTCGGGAATTCTATGAGGAAAAAATCAAGAACGAGGAACATAAAATGCTGTTAAGGAGAATGCAGGCCTTGGAG CCATATTCTACACATGGTGATTCCAGGCTTGTTTCTGATAAACCTGATGATTATGAGCATGCAAAAGAGTTTATCAAAGATGGCAAGGCAAAGTTACCATTG GGAACCTTGAGTAAATCTGAATGGGAAGCAACAA gtaTCTACTTGGTATTTGCATTTGAGAAGCAACCATGA